One genomic segment of Salinigranum rubrum includes these proteins:
- a CDS encoding MBL fold metallo-hydrolase: MSTSDWSDWLPRAVADAEPDTVAVWYLGCNGFFLKGHEGTTLAIDPYVGLGDPPRTVRMVPVPFDPDDVEEMDALLATHEHTDHVHGPSQAPILANTGATLFGPDDAIAVAREEEAWADDWDVAADQFSEVEEGDTFEVGEFTVHVEPSNDPDSTHPVTYVVEHASGTFFHGGDTKPAEEFSDIGERYDIDLGVLAFGAEGNIPDKETGEPVHTKWYANENELVRAAKDLRLTRCLPSHWDMWKGMTADPTVLHHHAASFAYPERLEIVEIGDRVDL; this comes from the coding sequence ATGTCGACATCCGACTGGAGCGACTGGCTTCCCCGCGCCGTCGCGGACGCGGAGCCCGACACCGTCGCCGTCTGGTACCTCGGCTGTAACGGCTTCTTCCTGAAAGGACACGAGGGGACGACGCTCGCCATCGACCCGTACGTCGGTCTCGGCGACCCACCGCGGACCGTTCGGATGGTTCCGGTGCCGTTCGACCCCGACGACGTCGAGGAGATGGACGCGCTGCTGGCGACGCACGAACACACCGACCACGTCCACGGGCCGAGCCAGGCGCCGATTCTGGCCAACACGGGGGCGACGCTCTTCGGACCGGACGACGCCATCGCCGTCGCCCGCGAGGAGGAGGCGTGGGCCGACGACTGGGACGTCGCCGCCGACCAGTTCTCGGAGGTCGAAGAGGGCGACACGTTCGAGGTGGGCGAGTTCACCGTCCACGTCGAACCCTCCAACGACCCCGACTCGACGCACCCGGTGACGTACGTCGTCGAACACGCGAGCGGGACGTTCTTCCACGGCGGCGACACCAAGCCCGCCGAGGAGTTCTCCGACATCGGCGAGCGGTACGACATCGACCTCGGCGTGTTGGCGTTCGGTGCCGAGGGCAACATCCCGGACAAGGAGACGGGCGAACCCGTCCACACCAAGTGGTACGCGAACGAGAACGAACTCGTCCGCGCGGCGAAGGACCTCCGGCTCACCCGCTGTCTCCCCTCTCACTGGGACATGTGGAAGGGAATGACGGCGGACCCGACCGTCCTCCACCACCACGCGGCCTCCTTCGCGTACCCCGAGCGGCTCGAAATCGTCGAAATCGGCGACCGCGTCGACCTCTGA